The following proteins are encoded in a genomic region of Maribacter hydrothermalis:
- a CDS encoding T9SS type B sorting domain-containing protein translates to MNTNKLCLLLKYTASLLTISFLSAQDCSKFTYPENGAIDLAVNTTLTWSEVMGYNGYLLSIGTTPLGTNVLDRKPIGTNTFYTPPLGFPDNVTLYATLSLIPFDGPPILCEEIIFTTIAVTAAPSCSLLITPDNNAGSVTIITDIEWAYAPTATGYILSIGTTENGTEIINNLDVQNVLIYDPPEDLPQNSTIYVRIIPYNDIGSAASCTEEIFTTSFALYVCDPYFDETSGDLINRSPQINLPNVVGICSDELPYTISTEDEADGYRWYLTNSGSEETLLSETKSVNISSPGRYRLEAYNNLTTNSGDIECTSSKLFNIVASEIATITAINVVNFFDGKTITISATGNGQYEYALDSANGPYQDTPIFTQITNGHHTAYVRDKNGCGITERSVDRDIIPKDFPSFFTPNGDGINDYWQFIPPAENFESVIEIIFIYNRFGSLIKQLNPNDKGWDGTFKNNALPESDYWFRASFLNKQEITGHFSLKR, encoded by the coding sequence ATGAACACCAATAAATTGTGTCTTTTATTGAAGTACACGGCCAGTTTATTGACCATTTCCTTTTTATCTGCTCAAGATTGTTCAAAATTCACTTATCCCGAAAATGGAGCAATTGATCTTGCTGTAAATACCACATTAACTTGGTCTGAAGTTATGGGCTATAATGGCTATCTATTATCCATAGGAACAACACCACTGGGCACTAATGTGCTGGACAGAAAACCTATTGGAACAAATACATTTTATACACCTCCATTAGGATTTCCCGATAACGTTACACTTTATGCAACTTTAAGCTTAATACCGTTTGATGGACCCCCAATTTTATGCGAAGAAATAATTTTTACAACAATAGCAGTTACTGCTGCACCATCATGCTCCTTATTAATTACACCAGATAATAATGCAGGTAGTGTAACAATTATTACAGATATTGAATGGGCCTATGCACCCACTGCTACAGGCTATATACTATCAATTGGCACAACAGAAAACGGAACCGAAATTATAAATAATTTAGATGTACAAAACGTTTTAATCTACGACCCTCCAGAGGATTTACCGCAAAATTCAACAATTTATGTTCGTATAATTCCCTATAACGATATTGGTTCAGCGGCTTCTTGTACTGAAGAAATCTTTACTACAAGCTTTGCTCTCTATGTTTGTGACCCTTATTTTGACGAAACTTCTGGAGATTTAATAAATCGTTCGCCACAAATAAATTTACCAAATGTTGTTGGTATTTGTAGTGATGAGTTGCCCTATACAATTTCAACAGAAGATGAGGCAGATGGTTATAGATGGTACCTCACCAATAGTGGTAGCGAAGAAACATTATTATCTGAAACTAAAAGTGTTAACATCTCATCACCTGGAAGATATCGTTTAGAAGCTTATAATAATTTAACGACTAATTCTGGGGACATCGAATGTACCAGCTCTAAACTTTTTAATATTGTGGCTTCAGAAATTGCCACTATAACCGCAATTAACGTAGTCAATTTTTTTGATGGAAAAACAATTACTATTTCCGCTACAGGGAATGGACAATATGAATACGCCTTAGATAGCGCTAATGGCCCATACCAAGATACACCCATTTTTACACAAATAACAAACGGGCATCATACTGCCTACGTACGGGATAAAAATGGTTGTGGCATTACAGAAAGGTCCGTTGATCGTGATATTATACCAAAAGATTTTCCGTCGTTTTTCACTCCTAATGGTGATGGCATAAACGATTATTGGCAATTTATTCCTCCGGCAGAGAACTTTGAATCGGTCATTGAAATTATATTTATCTATAATCGGTTTGGAAGTTTAATAAAACAGCTTAATCCCAATGATAAAGGTTGGGACGGAACTTTTAAAAACAATGCCTTACCAGAATCCGATTACTGGTTTAGAGCAAGTTTTCTAAACAAGCAAGAGATTACAGGACATTTTTCTTTGAAGAGATGA
- a CDS encoding T9SS type B sorting domain-containing protein, with protein sequence MKKKWYIPLPKILAMPLSFVALVLSISQITAQDCPELLSPLNGSVSAPLNSTISWEPITGVPGYILSLGTTEGGNDILNQRNVGSANSYTPATGLPENTEIFVTITLFFFNQPNIVCNSQSFTTTTLSEAPNCTTINFPQENAIDVNTGTSINWSASPSATGYFLSIGTSINGGEIIDNLDVGNNLSYTPPVDLPEETTIYITIIPSNRIGVSSGCSTSQFTTTTKAILPVCSSMLSPYNGETNIPLSPVLEWNPVPNATGYRVTIGTSPLESNILNDAIFFKTSTVVIDFEPNRTFFITIVPFNDAGDAVGCTQETFSTLLGCGPYFNPLTGELQVLNPEITFPDTVSICTDTPSTNIYASDKADGYRWFKVDRSGNETLISSTNEVSITESGEYIYEAYSLFEDTGNIYECASSKIFTVVSSQEPMIDNVNVTDNGNSLNYEIITVESGNYEYALDDKNGDYQNSNRFNEISIQNHIVYVRDKGGCGITEKLIEHDLSVEGFPAFFTPNGDGINDFWQFVPQEKSSEEMVQTIWIFDKFGMLLTKMSPKSEGWNGILNGKSVPESDYWFKALSNNNKIIQGHFSLKR encoded by the coding sequence ATGAAAAAGAAATGGTACATACCTTTACCAAAGATTTTGGCTATGCCTTTATCTTTCGTAGCACTGGTACTTTCTATTTCTCAAATAACTGCACAAGATTGCCCTGAGCTTTTAAGTCCATTAAATGGTTCGGTTTCAGCTCCGTTAAACTCTACCATAAGTTGGGAGCCTATAACTGGCGTGCCTGGATATATACTATCGTTAGGCACAACAGAAGGCGGTAATGATATTCTAAATCAGCGAAACGTAGGTTCGGCCAATAGCTATACACCAGCTACCGGCCTTCCAGAGAATACTGAAATTTTCGTAACAATAACATTATTCTTTTTCAACCAACCTAATATCGTATGCAATAGCCAAAGCTTTACTACTACAACATTAAGTGAAGCACCCAACTGTACAACTATAAATTTTCCGCAAGAAAATGCCATAGATGTTAATACAGGAACCTCCATTAATTGGAGTGCATCGCCTAGTGCTACCGGTTATTTTTTATCCATAGGCACATCTATTAATGGTGGTGAAATCATAGATAACTTAGATGTTGGCAATAATTTAAGCTATACTCCCCCTGTAGACTTACCCGAAGAAACAACTATTTACATTACTATAATACCAAGTAACCGAATTGGCGTATCATCTGGCTGTAGTACATCACAATTTACTACAACAACAAAAGCCATTTTACCCGTATGTTCTTCTATGCTTTCACCGTATAATGGGGAAACCAATATACCTTTAAGTCCAGTTTTGGAATGGAATCCAGTCCCCAATGCCACGGGGTATAGGGTAACAATAGGCACTTCTCCGCTTGAATCTAACATATTGAACGATGCTATATTTTTTAAAACATCAACTGTAGTTATTGATTTTGAACCTAACCGAACATTTTTTATAACCATTGTTCCTTTTAATGATGCAGGCGATGCAGTAGGTTGTACACAGGAAACATTTTCTACATTACTAGGCTGCGGTCCATATTTTAATCCATTAACAGGAGAGTTACAGGTTTTAAATCCTGAAATAACTTTTCCCGATACGGTTTCCATTTGTACCGATACGCCTTCTACTAATATCTATGCTAGCGATAAAGCCGATGGTTATCGCTGGTTTAAAGTAGACCGTAGTGGAAACGAAACCTTGATATCTTCTACCAATGAAGTCTCTATAACAGAAAGTGGTGAATACATTTATGAAGCTTATTCCTTATTCGAAGATACAGGTAACATCTATGAATGTGCATCATCAAAAATATTTACGGTAGTTTCATCACAAGAACCAATGATTGATAATGTTAATGTTACCGATAACGGAAATTCATTGAATTATGAAATCATTACTGTAGAATCTGGCAATTACGAATATGCCTTGGACGATAAAAATGGTGATTATCAAAATAGCAATCGTTTTAACGAAATTTCAATTCAAAATCATATCGTTTATGTTCGTGACAAGGGCGGATGTGGTATAACAGAAAAATTAATAGAACACGATTTATCCGTTGAAGGATTTCCAGCGTTCTTTACGCCCAATGGCGATGGTATAAATGATTTTTGGCAATTTGTTCCCCAGGAAAAATCAAGTGAAGAAATGGTACAAACCATTTGGATATTTGATAAGTTTGGGATGTTATTAACTAAAATGTCGCCAAAATCAGAAGGCTGGAACGGTATTTTAAATGGAAAAAGTGTACCAGAATCTGACTATTGGTTTAAAGCGCTTTCCAATAACAATAAAATTATACAGGGTCATTTTAGCTTAAAAAGGTGA
- a CDS encoding T9SS type B sorting domain-containing protein, with protein sequence MNTKRVLFLIGLWIGFNTNITYAQQCPTMTSPIDGDINVPVDNLIQWTAVDGVIGYLVSLGTTPGGGEIINRRSSGLNNFYQPTVGMPENTIIYVTISLFLPDAPIKVCPIKVFTTVNVTDPPDCTTLNSPQNQETEVRVDTNIKWNYATGATNYLISLGTAPGIYDIIQNFETGNILSYKPDDNFELNQTVYVRIIPLNENGEAMGCNEEYFTTGESTVQCNTNDFPVITIPDKVSLCTNLEFGTLHNNQIARGYRWIKLNTDGSEDIISTTRNFEYSEIGNYRLELYNIISEFGANIECAVTKNFEIVYTESPEIDDVIVSREPNGLRIEIIAAGGSEYEYSIENNDYGFQDSAIFTNLKPAERMVYVRDKFGCGVAQRLVEREITNKDFPAFFTPNGDGINDFWQLKNEIDSSELNIEFIYIFDRYGNLLAQINPKSKGWNGIFNGRELPPTDYWFKAISYSQKEIKGHFSLKR encoded by the coding sequence ATGAATACAAAAAGGGTTTTATTTCTGATAGGTCTTTGGATTGGATTCAATACAAACATTACCTATGCCCAACAATGCCCTACGATGACCTCACCAATAGATGGCGATATCAATGTACCTGTAGATAACCTAATTCAATGGACAGCAGTTGACGGTGTAATTGGTTATTTAGTATCCTTAGGTACAACACCTGGAGGAGGTGAAATAATAAATAGACGCTCCTCTGGCTTAAATAATTTTTACCAACCTACTGTTGGCATGCCAGAAAACACAATTATCTATGTAACCATTAGCTTATTTCTACCAGACGCTCCCATTAAAGTCTGTCCAATAAAAGTTTTCACTACTGTTAATGTCACAGACCCACCAGATTGCACAACACTTAACTCTCCTCAAAATCAGGAAACAGAAGTTAGGGTAGATACCAATATTAAGTGGAACTATGCCACTGGAGCTACTAATTACCTTATTTCACTAGGTACAGCTCCAGGTATTTATGATATTATCCAAAATTTTGAAACGGGGAATATTCTATCATATAAACCTGATGATAATTTTGAATTAAATCAAACAGTGTATGTTAGAATAATTCCGCTAAACGAAAATGGGGAAGCCATGGGGTGCAATGAAGAATATTTTACCACCGGGGAATCTACCGTTCAATGCAATACTAACGACTTCCCTGTTATTACTATTCCGGATAAAGTCTCATTATGCACAAATTTAGAATTTGGAACCTTACATAATAATCAAATAGCACGAGGGTACAGGTGGATAAAATTAAATACTGATGGTAGTGAAGATATAATTTCCACTACAAGAAACTTTGAATATAGCGAAATAGGAAATTATCGTTTGGAACTGTATAATATTATTTCAGAATTTGGAGCAAATATTGAATGTGCTGTAACTAAAAATTTTGAAATCGTTTATACAGAATCACCAGAGATAGATGATGTTATAGTTTCACGAGAACCCAACGGATTACGAATAGAAATAATAGCTGCTGGTGGTAGTGAATATGAGTACTCTATAGAAAATAATGATTACGGATTTCAAGACAGTGCTATATTCACCAATCTTAAACCTGCAGAACGTATGGTTTATGTTCGCGATAAATTTGGTTGTGGAGTTGCCCAACGATTAGTAGAAAGAGAAATAACCAATAAAGATTTTCCAGCATTCTTTACACCCAATGGCGATGGTATAAATGATTTTTGGCAGCTTAAAAATGAGATTGATAGCAGTGAACTTAATATAGAATTTATTTATATTTTCGATAGGTATGGAAATTTGCTTGCTCAGATAAATCCTAAATCAAAAGGATGGAACGGGATTTTTAATGGAAGAGAATTACCTCCCACGGATTACTGGTTTAAGGCAATATCATATTCCCAAAAAGAAATAAAAGGTCATTTTAGTCTAAAACGTTAA